The Nitrospira sp. sequence ATTGTCTCATCCGAGATGGACACAGGCTTGACGCTGAAGTACTTGAACCCGAAAGAGATCGGCAGCGACCGTATCGTGAATGCGGCCGCGGCCTATCATAAGTTTCGCCGCGATCTCATCATCGTTGATTTCGGCACAGCCACAACGTTTTGTGCCGTCAGTCACCTCGGCGAATATCTCGGAGGCGCAATCGCCCCGGGTCTCTCGATTTCCGCCGATGCCCTTTTTTCCCGGGCTGCAAAACTGAGCAAGGTAGAACTCGCTCGGCCGAAGACCGTCATCGGCATCGATACAGCCGGAAGCATTCAAGCGGGACTCGTATTCGGTTATGCCGGTCTCGTAGATACCCTAGTCCGGCGGATGGAAGAAGAAATGGGCCGTACCTCGTATGTGATCGCCACAGGAGGATTGGCTTCGGTGATCGCTCCGGAAGCGAAGTCAATCCAACATATTGAACCCTTCCTGACCTTGAATGGGCTCGAACTTCTCTCTCGCCGCGCCCGTGGCGCAAGTTTGACGCAGTGGACCTGATTTTCTTCTCATCCGCATCATTTTATTTTCCTTTCACCCGTTGACTTCCCTGACTCCTATGGATATCTCCAGCGCTGTAGAGGCATCAGAATGAACGACGATCAAGACCAAGAAAAAACAAACGCCAATACAATCGATGGTTTAGAAGGCGATTCTTCCGTAAAGGACACGACGAGTTCCTCATTTCAGGACGAGTTGGCCCTGAAGACTGAAGAATGCAAGGCGGCCAACAATAAGTACCTCCGGCTGGCCGCCGAGTTTGAAAACTACAAACGCCTGACACAACGCGACCAGCGTGACCAAATCAGATTCGGGAATGAACAGCTTTTGAAAGAGCTGTTGCCGGTTGTCGACAATATGGAGCGCGCAATCAAGGCGTCTCGGACAAACGGAGGCGATTCGGCCTTAATCCAAGGTGTGGAACTGACACTCAAGCAGCTATCCGGCGTCCTTGCGAAGTTCGGCGTACAGGCGGTAGAAACAACCG is a genomic window containing:
- a CDS encoding type III pantothenate kinase, encoding MLLAIDIGNTNIVGGIFDGPTLLTHWRLATDPKTTADEYGVLCLSVMARSGRVPEHITGAIISSVVPALTETFESMVETSFRCTPIIVSSEMDTGLTLKYLNPKEIGSDRIVNAAAAYHKFRRDLIIVDFGTATTFCAVSHLGEYLGGAIAPGLSISADALFSRAAKLSKVELARPKTVIGIDTAGSIQAGLVFGYAGLVDTLVRRMEEEMGRTSYVIATGGLASVIAPEAKSIQHIEPFLTLNGLELLSRRARGASLTQWT
- the grpE gene encoding nucleotide exchange factor GrpE, with amino-acid sequence MNDDQDQEKTNANTIDGLEGDSSVKDTTSSSFQDELALKTEECKAANNKYLRLAAEFENYKRLTQRDQRDQIRFGNEQLLKELLPVVDNMERAIKASRTNGGDSALIQGVELTLKQLSGVLAKFGVQAVETTGQEFDPSTHQAVSYVPSNDLPANKVLDEFQKGYRLHDRILRAAMVSVSSGPAHAHEHDSATN